A genomic window from Silene latifolia isolate original U9 population chromosome Y, ASM4854445v1, whole genome shotgun sequence includes:
- the LOC141634197 gene encoding LRR receptor-like serine/threonine-protein kinase RPK2 yields MHNNNLHFIRNPNSVMMFLVVVIFVGLFGFQVNCKPISEKQVLLEFKSSISDPSGVLSTWVSVNDSIFEHCSWYGIVCDDKSSVSELNIVGGPGQGNVVSNNSKFIQKVACFKVANLPLYGFGIRRSCHVINGKLIGALPNVVAKLRNIRVLSLPFHHFTGFIPNEIWDLDYLEVLDLEGNFFSGLLPVEVNVNGLRRLRVLNLGLNRIGGEIPSWLSRAVDMEMINLSGNQLEGLVPDFFGGFPRLWGLYLSLNRFKGEIPDTWERNCRNLRFLDLSGNALNGRIPVSLGNCQELRALLLYSNTLQGSIPCEIGLLRNLHVLDVSRNRLGGYIPSELGNCRHLSVLVLSNLCDPYMVIGKSLVESAHGEGNLFQGPIPVKLKTLPKLTIVWAPETGLNDEIPLSWRTCESLKILKQSQNYYLEKGNEVSKGCKSRTQFDLTLTKQTRKFLSKQTREFLKNRRVRGVSRFAFCTCESLDSCISESSQSNKASAAYRLFFIARSCQSTSSLPSKARLLSEFNPTSNEMASSSNGQDSADKLPAAESPSGSEANYGNKFNSIEIASIVSASVIVLVLLALVVLFIYTRKCAPRDGSRVQVYERKEIRVFTDIGVSLTFQNVVRATDCFSSGNCIGCGGFGATYKAEISPSVIVAVKRLAVGRFHCIQQFHAEIKTLGRIRHPNLVTLIGYHASETEMFLIYNYLPGGNLEKFIQERSTKSIKWKGIHKIALDVAHAIAYLHDECNPRVIHRDVKPSNILLDNEYNAYLSDFGLSRLLENSETHATTGVAGTFGYLAPEYAMTCRVSEKADVYSYGVVLLELISDKKALDPSFSSHGNGFNIVTWAHMLLRQGRAKEVFTAGIWESGPHDDLVDVLHLAVKCTVDSLTIRPTMKQVIQLLKQFRPL; encoded by the coding sequence ATGCATAATAATAATTTGCACTTCATTAGAAACCCTAATTCAGTTATGATGTTTTTGGTGGTGGTGATTTTTGTGGGTTTATTTGGGTTTCAAGTGAATTGTAAACCTATTTCAGAGAAACAAGTTTTGTTGGAGTTTAAGTCTTCAATTTCTGATCCATCTGGAGTTCTATCAACCTGGGTTTCAGTCAATGATTCCATTTTTGAGCACTGTTCATGGTACGGCATCGTTTGCGACGATAAATCTAGCGTTTCAGAGCTCAACATCGTCGGTGGTCCAGGACAAGGTAATGTGGTGTCTAATAATAGTAAGTTTATTCAAAAAGTTGCTTGCTTTAAGGTTGCAAACTTACCTCTCTATGGTTTTGGTATTAGGAGAAGTTGTCATGTTATAAATGGTAAATTGATTGGTGCTTTACCTAATGTTGTTGCTAAATTaagaaatattagggttttgtcACTCCCATTTCATCACTTTACTGGTTTTATTCCGAACGAGATCTGGGATTTGGACTATTTGGAAGTTCTTGATCTAGAAGGGAATTTCTTCAGTGGGTTATTACCTGTTGAGGTTAATGTAAATGGGCTAAGGAGGTTGCGGGTTTTGAATTTAGGATTGAATAGGATTGGTGGAGAGATTCCGAGTTGGTTGTCGAGGGCTGTGGATATGGAAATGATTAATTTGAGTGGAAATCAGTTGGAGGGGTTGGTTCCTGACTTTTTTGGCGGGTTTCCGAGGTTGTGGGGACTTTATTTGTCGTTGAATCGGTTTAAGGGTGAAATACCGGATACGTGGGAGAGAAATTGTCGGAATCTGAGATTTCTTGATTTGTCGGGTAATGCATTAAATGGGAGGATACCGGTTAGTTTGGGGAATTGTCAGGAATTGAGGGCACTTTTGTTGTATTCTAACACGTTGCAAGGGAGTATTCCTTGTGAGATTGGCCTACTAAGGAATCTCCATGTGTTGGATGTGTCGAGAAATAGGCTTGGCGGTTACATTCCATCCGAGCTTGGGAATTGTCGGCACCTGTCTGTTCTTGTGTTGTCAAATCTGTGCGACCCTTATATGGTTATTGGGAAATCATTGGTTGAATCTGCTCATGGGGAAGGTAATCTCTTCCAAGGTCCGATTCCTGTGAAACTCAAGACACTCCCAAAGCTGACCATTGTTTGGGCACCAGAAACAGGTCTTAACGATGAGATCCCTCTCAGTTGGAGAACTTGTGAATCCTTGAAAATTTTAAAGCAGTCTCAGAATTATTACTTAGAGAAAGGAAATGAAGTTTCTAAAGGCTGCAAGAGTCGAACTCAATTTGATTTGACTTTAACCAAACAAACTAGGAAGTTTCTTTCCAAACAAACTAGGGAGTTTCTTAAGAATCGTCGTGTTAGGGGAGTTTCGAGATTTGCTTTTTGTACATGTGAGTCCTTAGATTCCTGTATTTCAGAATCTTCTCAGTCAAACAAGGCTTCAGCTGCATATCGGTTGTTCTTCATTGCTAGATCTTGCCAGAGTACCTCTTCTTTGCCGTCAAAAGCAAGGCTGCTTTCCGAATTCAACCCAACCTCAAATGAAATGGCCTCATCTTCAAACGGGCAGGACAGTGCTGACAAATTGCCAGCTGCAGAATCTCCTTCTGGGAGTGAGGCTAATTATGGAAACAAATTCAATTCCATAGAGATTGCATCAATTGTATCTGCTTCTGTTATTGTCCTTGTTTTATTGGCCCTTGTCGTCCTTTTTATTTACACACGAAAGTGTGCTCCTAGAGACGGTTCTAGGGTTCAAGTGTATGAAAGAAAGGAGATTAGGGTGTTCACTGACATTGGGGTCTCACTTACATTCCAGAATGTTGTCAGGGCCACCGACTGTTTCAGCTCCGGCAACTGCATTGGCTGTGGAGGCTTTGGGGCCACTTATAAGGCTGAAATATCTCCAAGTGTTATTGTTGCTGTAAAAAGGCTTGCAGTTGGCAGGTTCCATTGCATTCAACAGTTCCATGCCGAGATTAAGACCCTTGGAAGGATTAGGCATCCTAATCTGGTAACACTAATTGGGTACCATGCCAGTGAAACTGAGATGTTTCTCATTTATAATTACCTTCCTGGGGGTAATTTGGAGAAGTTCATTCAAGAAAGATCAACAAAGTCCATCAAATGGAAAGGAATCCACAAGATTGCTTTAGATGTAGCCCATGCAATTGCCTACCTGCATGATGAATGCAATCCCAGGGTTATACACAGGGACGTAAAGCCAAGTAATATTTTATTGGACAATGAATACAATGCTTATTTATCTGACTTTGGCTTATCAAGGTTGTTGGAGAATTCGGAAACCCATGCTACGACTGGAGTTGCCGGGACTTTTGGGTATCTTGCCCCGGAGTATGCCATGACATGCCGTGTGTCTGAAAAAGCTGACGTGTACAGCTACGGTGTTGTTCTTCTAGAGTTGATCTCTGACAAGAAAGCACTGGACCCATCGTTTTCCTCACATGGTAATGGGTTCAACATAGTTACTTGGGCCCACATGCTACTACGACAAGGCCGTGCAAAAGAGGTATTCACAGCAGGTATCTGGGAGAGTGGCCCACATGACGATCTAGTGGACGTGCTTCACCTGGCTGTAAAATGCACCGTGGATTCCCTCACAATAAGGCCTACAATGAAGCAAGTAATCCAACTTTTGAAGCAGTTTCGGCCGCTTTAA